A single region of the Solwaraspora sp. WMMD406 genome encodes:
- a CDS encoding aminotransferase class I/II-fold pyridoxal phosphate-dependent enzyme — translation MTEQIYLSSPDVGALEEEYLVTAIRSGWVAPSGPDVDAFERELAARTGVDHAVALNSATAGLHLALLALGVGPGQSVVVPTLTFVATANAVAYTGAEPVFVDCDERTGNIDVDLLAALLARTDRRWPPVRAVIPVDMFGRCADYHTLLPVCAAYGIPVVEDAAEALGASLAGRPAGSFGHVGVFSFNGNKIMTTSGGGMVVTDDENLASRCRHLAAQARQPVAHYEHAEVGYNYRLSNLLAALGRAQLRRLDSMVARRRELRARYAKAFAGVPGVRLLGDDGDAADLGGNCWLTVIVVDPARSGWTAAALGDYLTRRHIETRPVWKPMHRQPVFATAHRMLTGAADRLFANGLALPSGSALGDEQMSRVLAAIHRFVDGDRALR, via the coding sequence ATGACCGAACAGATCTACCTCTCGTCACCTGATGTCGGGGCGCTCGAAGAGGAGTACCTGGTCACCGCCATCCGGTCGGGGTGGGTGGCACCGTCGGGACCCGACGTCGACGCGTTCGAACGCGAACTCGCCGCCCGGACCGGGGTCGACCACGCGGTCGCGCTGAACTCCGCCACCGCCGGACTGCACCTGGCGTTGTTGGCGCTCGGCGTCGGCCCGGGCCAGTCGGTGGTCGTGCCCACGTTGACCTTCGTCGCCACCGCGAACGCGGTCGCCTACACCGGGGCGGAGCCGGTCTTCGTCGACTGCGACGAGCGGACCGGCAACATCGACGTCGACCTGCTGGCCGCGCTGTTGGCCCGGACCGACCGGCGGTGGCCGCCGGTGCGGGCGGTGATCCCGGTCGACATGTTCGGCCGCTGCGCCGACTACCACACCCTGCTGCCCGTGTGCGCCGCGTACGGGATCCCGGTGGTCGAGGACGCCGCCGAAGCGTTGGGGGCCTCGCTGGCCGGTCGACCCGCCGGGTCGTTCGGCCACGTCGGGGTGTTCTCCTTCAACGGCAACAAGATCATGACCACCTCCGGTGGCGGGATGGTGGTCACCGACGACGAGAATCTGGCCAGCCGCTGCCGACACCTCGCCGCCCAGGCCCGGCAGCCGGTGGCGCACTACGAGCACGCCGAGGTCGGATACAACTACCGGCTCAGCAACCTGCTCGCCGCCCTCGGCCGGGCCCAGCTGCGGCGCCTCGATTCGATGGTGGCGCGGCGCCGGGAGCTACGGGCCCGCTACGCCAAGGCGTTCGCCGGGGTTCCCGGGGTACGGCTGCTCGGTGACGACGGTGACGCCGCCGACCTCGGCGGCAACTGCTGGCTCACCGTCATCGTGGTGGATCCGGCGCGCAGTGGCTGGACCGCGGCGGCCCTCGGCGACTACCTCACCCGCCGACACATCGAGACCCGACCGGTCTGGAAGCCGATGCACCGTCAGCCGGTATTCGCCACCGCGCACCGGATGCTCACCGGCGCCGCCGACCGGCTGTTCGCCAACGGACTGGCACTGCCCAGCGGATCGGCGCTGGGTGACGAGCAGATGTCGCGGGTGCTGGCCGCGATCCACCGGTTCGTCGACGGCGATCGGGCCCTGCGGTGA
- a CDS encoding polysaccharide biosynthesis tyrosine autokinase, translated as MGALEAVPMELRDYFDAVRKRWLWVVAAVVVAVGLAVLVNARAIPQYATSVTFFVSSPSGTQGMNNAYQGSLFSQQRVKSYSGLLTSDRLAETVVSRHSLGLTAGQVQSRISARPVPDTVLLQAVVTDSSPTRSEQIARGVAKEFVTLVQHLETSPGAEGPAIEVEVIAGPRLDPRPVSPQPVRNLGLGLFLGLLAGVGLALLRGLLDTTVRTVEQVQSVTSAAVLGSIPLDPAARHDPLIIGRQTHSPRAEAFRQLRTNLQFADVDKPVRSLAVTSAMPDEGKTTTATNLALAFAEAGSSVVLVEADLRRPQATAYLDMEGAVGLTNVLAGQADLSDVLQAWGDTGLTLLPSGFIPPNPSELLGSQQMADLLATLRERFDVVIVDTAPLVPVTDAAPVAAQVDGTILVGRCAKTTEAHLQSAVAALQAVDARLLGCVLNMTPSRGGVYSYYYHERGRRRRTSRRAVPTPARQREVPALAATSGGGGGDQPENVAVTTS; from the coding sequence ATGGGAGCTTTGGAGGCCGTACCGATGGAACTGCGTGACTACTTCGACGCGGTGCGGAAACGGTGGCTGTGGGTCGTGGCGGCCGTGGTGGTCGCGGTCGGGTTGGCCGTCCTGGTCAACGCCCGAGCCATCCCCCAGTACGCGACCTCGGTCACCTTCTTCGTCTCGAGCCCCAGCGGCACGCAAGGAATGAACAACGCCTACCAGGGCAGCCTGTTCTCCCAGCAACGGGTGAAGTCCTACAGCGGGCTACTGACCAGCGACCGCTTGGCCGAGACGGTGGTCAGCCGGCACAGCCTCGGACTCACCGCCGGGCAGGTGCAGTCGCGGATCAGCGCCCGGCCGGTGCCGGACACCGTCCTACTGCAGGCGGTCGTCACCGACAGCTCGCCGACCCGGTCGGAGCAGATCGCCCGGGGCGTCGCCAAGGAGTTCGTCACACTGGTGCAGCACCTGGAGACCTCTCCGGGTGCCGAGGGCCCAGCGATCGAGGTCGAGGTCATCGCCGGTCCCCGGCTCGACCCGCGACCGGTCTCGCCGCAGCCGGTGCGCAACCTCGGTCTCGGCCTTTTCCTCGGTCTCCTGGCCGGCGTCGGCCTGGCTCTGCTACGTGGTCTGCTGGACACGACGGTCCGTACCGTGGAGCAGGTCCAGTCGGTGACCTCGGCGGCCGTACTGGGCTCGATCCCGCTCGACCCTGCGGCCCGCCACGATCCGTTGATCATCGGTCGGCAGACCCACTCTCCCCGGGCGGAGGCCTTCCGCCAACTGCGCACCAACCTGCAGTTCGCCGACGTGGACAAGCCGGTCCGTAGCCTCGCGGTGACCAGCGCGATGCCGGACGAGGGCAAGACCACCACCGCCACCAACCTGGCGCTGGCCTTCGCCGAGGCCGGCAGCTCGGTCGTCCTCGTCGAGGCCGACTTGCGCCGCCCACAGGCGACCGCCTACCTCGACATGGAAGGCGCGGTCGGCCTCACCAACGTGCTCGCCGGCCAGGCCGACCTTTCGGACGTGCTGCAGGCCTGGGGCGACACCGGGCTCACCCTGCTGCCCAGCGGCTTCATCCCGCCGAACCCGAGCGAACTGCTCGGCTCCCAGCAGATGGCCGACCTGCTGGCCACCCTGCGGGAGCGGTTCGACGTGGTCATCGTGGACACCGCGCCGCTCGTACCGGTCACCGACGCGGCACCGGTCGCGGCCCAGGTCGACGGGACGATACTGGTCGGACGCTGCGCCAAGACCACCGAGGCGCATCTGCAGTCCGCTGTCGCCGCGTTGCAGGCCGTCGACGCCAGACTCCTCGGCTGTGTGCTGAACATGACTCCGAGCCGCGGCGGCGTCTACAGCTACTACTACCACGAGCGTGGCCGCCGCCGCCGTACGTCGCGGCGGGCGGTGCCCACGCCGGCTCGGCAGCGGGAGGTGCCGGCGCTGGCCGCCACGAGCGGTGGTGGTGGCGGCGACCAGCCGGAGAACGTCGCGGTCACGACTTCGTGA
- a CDS encoding low molecular weight phosphatase family protein — translation MITDRFTVLFVCHANVCRSPMAERLARRALWERLGPLADAFEVHSAGTHAVPDQAMHPYTARVLGENHADPDGFLSRLVDPAMVTTADLVLTASRRHRAHCVTLAPRSVSHTFTIRQFGRLAAAVAATRTTVGIGPDTRADPRTDGPDQAAEPLARARSLVVAAAAARSRVQPVSAEQDDLADPVLRPIGAFRDCARQVRQTLDTLLDIITKS, via the coding sequence ATGATCACGGATCGATTCACCGTCCTGTTCGTGTGCCACGCCAACGTCTGCCGGTCGCCGATGGCGGAACGGCTGGCCCGGCGAGCGTTGTGGGAGCGGCTCGGGCCGCTGGCCGACGCGTTCGAGGTGCACAGCGCGGGCACACACGCGGTACCGGACCAGGCGATGCATCCGTACACCGCACGTGTGCTGGGCGAGAACCACGCCGACCCCGACGGTTTCCTCAGCCGACTGGTGGACCCCGCCATGGTCACCACCGCCGACCTGGTACTCACGGCCAGTCGACGCCATCGGGCGCACTGCGTGACGTTGGCGCCGCGCTCGGTGTCGCACACCTTCACCATCCGCCAGTTCGGCCGGCTCGCCGCCGCCGTGGCCGCCACCCGTACGACGGTGGGTATCGGCCCCGACACTCGAGCCGACCCGAGGACGGACGGACCGGACCAAGCTGCTGAACCGCTGGCGCGGGCCCGGTCCCTGGTGGTCGCCGCCGCGGCGGCCCGCAGCAGGGTGCAGCCGGTCTCCGCCGAACAGGACGACCTGGCCGACCCGGTACTGCGGCCGATCGGCGCCTTCCGCGACTGCGCCCGGCAGGTCCGCCAGACACTGGACACCCTGCTGGACATCATCACGAAGTCGTGA
- a CDS encoding nucleotide sugar dehydrogenase, which yields MSDAPVVIVGQGYVGLPVAMRAVEVGHHVVGLDTDARRIAMLRAGTSYVEDVPDTVLRSALASGRYRPSTDYDDATGFRTAVITVPTPLHDGAPDLRFIEDAARRLAPLLTPGATVVLESTTYPGTTDELLRPLLEKGSGLQAGIDFHLGYSPERIDPGNREWTFVNTPKVVSGIDPDSLRAVKDFYDGLIERTVPVGGTREAETTKLLENTFRHVNIALVNELAMYAHMLGIDIWEAIDAAATKPFGFMRFSPGPGVGGHCLPVDPSYLSWEVKRALGRNFRFVELANDVNNYMPAYVVERLTSAMNKRSRAINGATVLLIGLAYKKNSGDCRESPAVRVAELLHLGGATVHAVDPHLRPEQMPPFVVPVPLTDRQVRAADAVVVLTDHDDLDYDLLATAPLVLDTRRRVTAATVEML from the coding sequence ATGTCGGACGCACCGGTTGTGATCGTCGGTCAGGGCTACGTCGGCCTACCCGTGGCGATGCGCGCGGTCGAGGTCGGCCACCATGTCGTCGGGCTGGACACCGACGCGCGACGGATCGCCATGCTACGGGCCGGCACCTCCTACGTCGAGGACGTGCCGGACACCGTCCTCCGATCGGCGCTGGCCAGCGGCCGGTACCGGCCCTCCACTGACTACGACGACGCCACCGGCTTCCGCACCGCCGTGATCACCGTTCCCACCCCGTTACACGACGGTGCCCCGGACCTGCGGTTCATCGAGGACGCCGCGCGCCGGTTGGCTCCGCTGCTGACTCCCGGAGCGACCGTCGTGCTGGAGTCCACCACCTACCCTGGCACCACCGACGAGCTGCTGCGGCCGTTGCTGGAGAAGGGCAGTGGGCTGCAGGCCGGCATCGACTTCCACCTGGGCTACAGCCCGGAGCGCATCGATCCGGGCAACCGTGAGTGGACCTTCGTCAACACGCCGAAGGTCGTCTCCGGGATCGACCCCGACTCGCTGCGCGCCGTCAAGGACTTCTACGACGGACTGATCGAGCGGACCGTGCCCGTCGGCGGCACCCGCGAGGCGGAGACCACCAAACTGCTGGAGAACACCTTCCGACACGTCAACATCGCGCTGGTCAACGAGCTGGCGATGTACGCGCACATGCTCGGCATCGACATCTGGGAAGCGATCGACGCCGCCGCCACCAAGCCGTTCGGCTTCATGCGGTTCAGTCCCGGCCCGGGTGTCGGCGGCCACTGTCTACCGGTCGATCCGTCCTATCTGTCGTGGGAGGTCAAGCGCGCGCTCGGCCGCAACTTCCGGTTCGTGGAGCTGGCCAACGACGTCAACAACTACATGCCGGCGTACGTGGTGGAACGGCTGACCAGCGCGATGAACAAGCGCAGCCGGGCGATCAACGGCGCCACCGTCCTGCTGATCGGGCTCGCCTACAAGAAGAACAGCGGCGACTGCCGGGAGTCGCCGGCGGTGCGGGTCGCCGAACTGCTGCACCTGGGCGGAGCCACCGTGCACGCGGTCGATCCGCACCTGCGCCCGGAACAGATGCCGCCCTTCGTGGTGCCGGTCCCGCTCACCGACCGACAGGTGCGGGCGGCCGACGCCGTGGTCGTCCTCACCGACCACGACGACCTCGACTACGACCTGCTCGCCACCGCGCCGCTGGTACTCGACACCCGCCGGCGGGTCACCGCCGCCACCGTGGAGATGCTCTGA
- a CDS encoding glycosyltransferase → MAIQRQKGTLVRIVVMLKTPEGGRWIVPQVKEMRRRGDEVSVVLPAGEGRLREELRRAGVPMVDSPFRFRFRLAPSTIVELWRLRRLLRRLRPDVVQYHHYHAALAARICALGSGAAQVFMVPGPLFLESSLIRRAERFLARLDDVVIAGSAHTADLYRALGMPDHRVRTVPYGVDTSVFVPADQGARRAARRQLGLTEDTFVVIMVAYVYAPKSLVHRGLGIKGHDVLLEAWRTFHGEHPRSRLLLVGGGWDAAGERHRQDLIGRFHVAADDSVDWFSGVIDVRRYYAAADVSVSPSLSENHGAALEAGACGIPSIVSDAGGLPETVDASCGWVIRAGQADELVAALRSAEAEFRRGALSRRGPLVRERTERLFDNRECARAVADIVTTAGGRTPTQRRRLADARSS, encoded by the coding sequence ATGGCCATCCAGCGACAGAAGGGGACGCTTGTGCGGATCGTGGTGATGCTGAAGACGCCCGAGGGCGGCCGGTGGATCGTGCCGCAGGTCAAGGAGATGCGCCGACGAGGCGACGAGGTGAGCGTCGTGCTGCCGGCCGGCGAAGGCCGGCTACGGGAGGAGCTGCGCCGCGCGGGGGTGCCGATGGTGGACTCGCCGTTCCGCTTCCGATTCCGCCTCGCGCCGTCGACGATCGTCGAACTCTGGCGACTGCGCCGGCTGCTGCGTCGCCTGCGACCGGACGTGGTGCAGTACCACCACTACCACGCCGCGCTGGCTGCTCGGATCTGTGCTCTGGGCTCCGGCGCCGCACAGGTGTTCATGGTGCCCGGACCGCTGTTTCTCGAGTCGTCGTTGATCCGTCGGGCCGAGCGGTTCCTGGCCAGGTTGGACGATGTGGTGATCGCCGGCAGCGCGCACACCGCCGACCTGTATCGCGCGCTCGGGATGCCGGACCACCGGGTGAGGACCGTGCCGTACGGCGTGGACACCAGCGTCTTCGTCCCGGCTGATCAGGGTGCCCGCCGTGCGGCCCGGCGGCAGCTCGGGCTGACCGAGGACACCTTCGTCGTGATCATGGTGGCCTACGTGTACGCACCCAAGTCCCTGGTCCATCGAGGTCTCGGCATCAAGGGCCACGACGTGCTCCTCGAGGCGTGGCGGACCTTCCACGGCGAACACCCCCGATCCCGACTGTTGCTGGTCGGCGGGGGCTGGGACGCGGCGGGGGAGCGGCATCGGCAGGACCTGATCGGCCGGTTCCACGTCGCCGCCGACGACAGCGTCGACTGGTTCTCCGGCGTGATCGACGTCAGACGCTACTACGCGGCGGCCGACGTCAGCGTCAGTCCGTCGCTGTCGGAGAACCACGGCGCCGCGCTGGAAGCCGGTGCCTGCGGCATCCCGTCGATTGTCTCCGACGCCGGCGGACTGCCGGAGACCGTCGACGCGAGCTGCGGCTGGGTGATCCGGGCAGGTCAGGCAGACGAGCTGGTAGCGGCGCTGCGGTCGGCCGAGGCCGAGTTTCGTCGCGGGGCGCTGTCGCGACGGGGCCCGCTGGTCCGGGAACGCACCGAGCGGCTCTTCGACAACCGCGAGTGCGCCCGCGCGGTGGCCGACATCGTCACCACGGCCGGCGGTCGTACTCCCACGCAGCGCCGGCGGCTGGCCGACGCGCGGTCGAGTTGA
- a CDS encoding NeuD/PglB/VioB family sugar acetyltransferase, whose protein sequence is MTPRDIVIIGCGGHGREVLGIVTAINHAAAVPPWRVVGFLDDDPSPSHKERVDRLGVPLLGAVSWLTTAVDPPDYVIGIGVPAYRRAVAERLDTAGTPAPVTLIHPAASVGADSAIGAGSVLFAGARVTTNVTIGRHVHLNQNCTVGHDTEIGDYSSVNPLAAVSGGVHLGAAVLVGTTAAVLQGLRIGAGATVGAGACVVRDVAPGVVVKGVPAR, encoded by the coding sequence GTGACACCCCGGGACATCGTGATCATCGGCTGCGGCGGACACGGCCGGGAGGTGCTCGGCATCGTCACCGCGATCAACCACGCGGCGGCGGTCCCACCCTGGCGGGTGGTCGGCTTCCTCGACGACGACCCGAGTCCGAGCCACAAGGAGCGCGTCGATCGACTCGGCGTACCACTGCTCGGCGCGGTGAGCTGGCTGACCACGGCGGTCGACCCGCCGGACTACGTGATCGGCATCGGTGTACCGGCCTACCGGCGAGCGGTCGCCGAACGCCTCGACACCGCTGGTACCCCCGCCCCCGTGACCCTGATCCACCCCGCCGCGAGTGTCGGAGCGGACAGCGCGATCGGGGCCGGATCGGTGCTGTTCGCCGGTGCCCGGGTGACCACCAACGTGACCATCGGACGGCACGTGCATCTCAACCAGAACTGCACCGTCGGGCATGACACCGAGATCGGGGACTACTCGTCGGTCAATCCCCTGGCAGCGGTCTCCGGCGGCGTCCACCTGGGTGCCGCGGTCCTGGTGGGAACGACCGCCGCGGTCCTGCAGGGACTGCGGATCGGGGCGGGTGCCACGGTCGGCGCCGGTGCCTGCGTCGTCCGCGACGTCGCGCCCGGCGTGGTGGTCAAAGGAGTGCCGGCGCGATGA
- a CDS encoding NAD-dependent epimerase/dehydratase family protein, whose protein sequence is MSVRLLITGGAGFIGANLARSALSAPGIAHVRVLDDLSTGTREALRGVDVEFVLGSLLDDTALRRAVRDRDAVIHLGALPSVPRSVRDPVASHHANATGTLLLLQAARRADVGHVVVASSSSVYGANPALPKDELDWTRPLSPYAVSKLATEAYALAFASTYQLATLAFRFFNVYGPGQRHDHAYAAVIPRFVYAALRGEPVVYQGDGRQSRDFTYVDTVCSVLLDAVRRRVTHAHPVNLALGSRVDLVTVVGELERILDRPITVRHETPRPGDVRHSEASGVLLRQLFPEVRAVPIADGLVATVDWFQTFVTGPAGSAVAVDRVPAAPVEVVDQVGTVRRTVARTRSC, encoded by the coding sequence GTGAGCGTCCGGCTGCTGATCACCGGCGGCGCCGGATTCATCGGTGCCAACCTGGCCCGGTCGGCGCTGTCCGCGCCCGGCATCGCGCACGTCCGCGTCCTCGACGACCTGTCGACCGGAACCCGCGAGGCGCTACGGGGAGTCGACGTGGAGTTCGTACTCGGCTCGCTCCTCGACGACACGGCGCTACGGCGGGCCGTACGGGACCGTGACGCCGTCATCCACCTGGGCGCGCTGCCCAGCGTGCCCAGGTCGGTACGGGATCCGGTGGCCTCGCACCACGCCAACGCGACCGGAACCCTGCTGCTGCTGCAGGCCGCCCGCCGAGCCGACGTGGGGCATGTCGTCGTCGCCTCGTCGTCCTCGGTGTACGGCGCGAATCCGGCGTTGCCCAAGGACGAACTCGACTGGACCCGCCCGCTGAGTCCGTACGCGGTGAGCAAGCTGGCCACCGAGGCGTACGCGTTGGCGTTCGCCAGCACGTACCAGCTCGCCACGCTGGCGTTCCGGTTCTTCAACGTGTACGGGCCAGGACAGCGGCACGACCACGCCTACGCCGCGGTGATTCCCCGGTTCGTGTACGCCGCGCTGCGCGGTGAGCCGGTGGTCTATCAGGGCGACGGACGGCAGTCCCGGGACTTCACCTATGTGGACACGGTCTGCTCGGTGCTCCTGGACGCGGTGCGCCGTCGGGTCACCCACGCCCATCCGGTGAACCTGGCACTCGGCAGTCGGGTCGATCTGGTGACCGTCGTCGGCGAACTGGAGCGGATCCTCGATCGGCCGATCACCGTACGGCACGAGACACCACGGCCGGGCGACGTACGGCACTCGGAAGCCTCCGGTGTGCTGCTACGGCAGCTGTTCCCCGAGGTACGGGCCGTGCCGATCGCCGACGGGCTGGTGGCCACGGTGGACTGGTTCCAGACCTTCGTCACCGGTCCGGCGGGATCCGCCGTGGCCGTCGACCGGGTCCCGGCCGCACCGGTCGAGGTCGTCGACCAGGTCGGTACGGTGCGGCGGACCGTGGCCCGTACCCGGTCCTGTTGA
- a CDS encoding glycosyltransferase family 4 protein yields MERLPGSATGVVAVTTENRLQRTPDGAVWTVAGPAHSFWTRYLSAFERVRLLARVADVSTPPAGASRVDGLGVQVWPLPSDVGPTRYLPRRRALRRAVRDAVDDVEAVVLRVPSPIAAVTIAILRRQQRGYAVEVIGDPYDIAAPGTADHPLRPLSRRRAVRKLREQCHYATGAAYVTETHLQNRYPPGPHTVTVWYPSVDLRPDAFATRPRPAPTPGDPVTLICVAALDEPDMGLDVALVAVRRLVDTGTDVRLVHVGDGRFRPRLERMTLQQGLSDRVTFTGNLPATEVRAELDAADLFVLPSRTDDLSRALIEAMARGLPAIATPVSGMPELLSPDCLVPPGDPVALADAIRRLLDEPALLATAAERNLARSRDYRAEILAPRRAAFYRTVRLACRPAAVEPASPVREHASAN; encoded by the coding sequence GTGGAGAGGCTGCCAGGATCCGCGACCGGTGTGGTCGCGGTCACCACGGAAAACCGACTTCAGCGGACTCCGGACGGCGCGGTGTGGACGGTGGCCGGCCCGGCCCACTCGTTCTGGACCCGCTATCTGTCCGCCTTCGAACGGGTCCGGCTGCTCGCCCGAGTGGCGGACGTGTCCACCCCGCCCGCCGGGGCGTCCCGAGTGGACGGCCTGGGCGTACAGGTGTGGCCGCTGCCCTCCGACGTCGGTCCGACCCGCTACCTGCCGCGACGCCGAGCCCTGCGCCGAGCGGTGCGCGACGCCGTCGACGACGTCGAAGCGGTCGTCCTGCGGGTCCCGTCGCCGATCGCCGCCGTGACGATCGCGATCCTGCGTCGCCAGCAACGCGGATACGCGGTCGAGGTGATCGGGGATCCGTACGACATCGCGGCACCCGGGACGGCCGACCATCCGCTGCGACCCCTGTCGCGCCGCCGGGCGGTCCGCAAGCTGCGCGAACAGTGCCACTACGCCACCGGCGCCGCCTACGTCACCGAGACCCACCTGCAGAACAGGTACCCGCCCGGCCCGCACACGGTGACTGTCTGGTATCCCAGCGTCGACCTGCGGCCGGACGCCTTCGCCACGCGACCGCGACCGGCTCCGACACCGGGCGATCCGGTCACCCTGATCTGCGTCGCCGCGCTGGACGAGCCGGACATGGGCCTCGACGTCGCGCTGGTGGCCGTACGGCGGCTGGTCGACACCGGCACCGACGTCCGTCTGGTACACGTGGGTGACGGCCGGTTCCGGCCCCGGCTGGAGCGCATGACCCTGCAACAGGGTCTCAGCGACCGGGTCACCTTCACGGGCAACCTTCCCGCGACCGAGGTCCGGGCCGAACTCGACGCCGCCGACCTGTTCGTCCTGCCCTCCCGTACCGATGATCTGTCCCGCGCGCTGATCGAGGCGATGGCCCGCGGCCTCCCCGCGATCGCGACACCCGTGAGCGGAATGCCCGAACTGTTGAGCCCGGACTGTCTGGTGCCGCCGGGTGACCCGGTGGCGCTGGCCGACGCGATCCGGCGGCTGCTGGACGAACCCGCGCTGCTGGCCACCGCCGCCGAACGCAACCTGGCCCGCTCGCGTGACTACCGGGCCGAGATCCTGGCCCCCCGCCGCGCGGCCTTCTACCGGACCGTCCGGCTCGCCTGCCGGCCAGCGGCGGTCGAACCGGCGTCGCCGGTACGGGAACACGCCTCCGCGAACTGA
- a CDS encoding nucleoside-diphosphate sugar epimerase/dehydratase: MELSTRPPGSTARRPREQLVAPLWLADLGAWCTGLVVAIWTRYEFALAGAHLNGLVLAVLAAVVLHTVVAHLSYLYRDRYRLGSFDEVWAVSRCVLTVMGVLLLLDLAAPQRPVPASAPLVGGCLALTQMLGVRYLRRLRHERRRRPTGRHTQRVLLFGAGAAGQSLLRAMLDEPHGRYAPVGLLDDDPAKRQLRLHGVPVLGGRHDIPAVVARTGATTVVSAVANADAGLIREVRQLAHQAGTRFKVVPSVSELLDNEPAVTDLRDPDLRDLLGRHQIETDLDSIAGYLTGKRVLVTGAGGSIGSELCRQIQRFQPGELMMLDRDESALHAVQLSLRGQALLDSPDLILADLRDSEAIREIMRTRRPEVVFHAAALKHLTLLERHPGEAVKTNVWGTQTLLEAAAGVEKFVNISTDKAADPTSVLGYSKRITERLTAFAATANPGTFLSVRFGNVLGSRGSVLHAFVAQAGAGKPITVTDPEVTRYFMTIQEAVQLVIQAAAIGRDAEALVLDMGKPVRIADVARSIAEQSDNPVKIIYTGLRPGEKLHEDLLGTGERDARPLHPLISQVPVPALDPVHVHLLDPYRRPDDLTDDLAALCQPQRPLFGAGTQRAVSTRGPANVAISTNNGSGDPT, translated from the coding sequence ATGGAGCTATCGACTCGACCGCCAGGCAGCACCGCGCGTCGCCCGCGCGAGCAACTGGTGGCACCGCTGTGGCTGGCCGATCTCGGTGCCTGGTGCACCGGGCTGGTCGTCGCCATCTGGACCCGGTACGAGTTCGCGCTCGCCGGAGCCCACCTCAACGGACTGGTGCTGGCCGTACTCGCCGCGGTCGTGCTGCACACCGTGGTCGCCCACCTGAGCTACCTCTACCGGGACCGCTACCGGCTCGGCAGCTTCGACGAGGTCTGGGCGGTGTCCCGGTGCGTCCTGACCGTCATGGGCGTCCTGCTGCTGCTCGACCTCGCCGCCCCGCAACGCCCCGTGCCGGCGAGCGCCCCCCTGGTCGGCGGATGCCTGGCCCTGACCCAGATGCTCGGCGTGCGCTACCTGCGACGGCTACGCCACGAACGGCGGCGACGGCCAACCGGACGCCACACCCAGCGGGTCCTGTTGTTCGGTGCCGGAGCGGCCGGTCAGTCCCTGCTGCGGGCCATGCTCGACGAACCGCACGGCCGGTACGCGCCAGTCGGGCTCCTCGACGACGACCCGGCAAAACGTCAGCTGCGCCTCCACGGCGTACCGGTACTCGGCGGACGCCACGACATCCCCGCAGTCGTCGCCCGGACCGGCGCCACGACCGTCGTCTCGGCCGTGGCCAACGCCGACGCCGGACTGATCCGCGAGGTCCGGCAGCTCGCACACCAGGCCGGCACCCGGTTCAAGGTGGTGCCGTCGGTGAGCGAACTGCTGGACAACGAGCCCGCCGTCACCGACCTGCGGGACCCGGACTTGCGCGACCTGCTCGGCCGGCACCAGATCGAAACCGACCTCGACTCGATCGCCGGATACCTGACCGGCAAGCGGGTGCTGGTCACCGGTGCCGGCGGATCGATCGGCTCCGAGCTGTGCCGGCAGATCCAGCGGTTCCAGCCCGGCGAACTGATGATGCTCGACCGCGACGAGTCGGCCCTGCACGCGGTGCAGCTGTCGCTGCGCGGCCAAGCGCTGCTGGACAGCCCGGATCTGATCCTGGCCGACCTGCGCGACAGCGAAGCGATCCGCGAGATCATGCGGACCCGGCGACCCGAGGTGGTGTTCCACGCCGCCGCGCTCAAACACCTGACGCTGCTGGAGCGTCATCCGGGCGAAGCGGTGAAGACCAACGTGTGGGGCACCCAGACGCTGCTCGAAGCGGCCGCAGGGGTGGAGAAGTTCGTCAACATCTCGACCGACAAGGCCGCCGACCCGACCAGCGTTCTCGGCTACTCCAAACGGATCACCGAGCGGCTGACCGCGTTCGCCGCCACCGCCAATCCGGGTACGTTCCTCAGCGTCCGATTCGGAAACGTGCTCGGCAGTCGCGGATCGGTCCTGCACGCCTTCGTCGCCCAGGCCGGTGCCGGCAAGCCGATCACCGTCACCGACCCGGAGGTCACTCGATACTTCATGACCATCCAGGAAGCCGTGCAGTTGGTCATCCAGGCGGCGGCGATCGGCCGCGACGCCGAGGCGCTCGTGCTCGACATGGGCAAGCCGGTACGGATCGCCGACGTGGCCAGGAGCATCGCCGAACAGTCGGACAATCCAGTCAAAATCATTTACACCGGGCTGCGGCCCGGCGAGAAGCTGCACGAGGATCTGCTCGGCACCGGCGAACGCGACGCCCGCCCACTCCATCCGCTCATCTCCCAGGTTCCGGTTCCGGCACTGGACCCCGTACACGTCCACCTACTCGACCCGTACCGCCGACCCGACGACCTGACCGACGACCTCGCCGCGCTGTGTCAGCCGCAACGCCCGCTGTTCGGCGCGGGTACCCAGCGCGCGGTGTCCACCCGGGGGCCCGCCAACGTGGCGATCTCCACCAACAACGGATCCGGCGACCCGACGTAG